One Halorientalis litorea DNA segment encodes these proteins:
- a CDS encoding DUF7114 family protein, which translates to MEEAAAVRQAALEAVDDVDPARLFERVEQRLEGGSMAPGALTLLSARAVDERVGLDGVSERAAAVQLIYEGLRLTRTLAHEEPWNGGPEAWPPGETATTNGETAGKSASAAAADVDVLVADILVARGFYLLARTEAAEAAVAVVRSFGGDQTVRRETDDPSLDGNLEADVFELAVVAGTTAAGGSAPARLREFATGLAVGTADLPAAETALAEATVERLAGLVGTDPTPPGGARTSADH; encoded by the coding sequence ATGGAGGAAGCCGCTGCGGTCCGGCAAGCGGCGCTGGAAGCCGTCGACGATGTCGACCCTGCCCGCCTCTTCGAGCGCGTCGAGCAACGCCTCGAAGGTGGGTCGATGGCGCCCGGCGCGCTGACGCTACTCAGTGCGCGTGCGGTCGACGAGCGAGTCGGCCTGGACGGGGTGTCCGAGCGCGCCGCGGCCGTCCAACTCATTTACGAGGGGCTCCGGCTGACACGGACACTCGCACACGAAGAACCGTGGAACGGGGGACCCGAAGCGTGGCCACCGGGAGAGACTGCGACGACGAACGGCGAGACGGCCGGGAAGTCCGCTTCGGCGGCGGCCGCCGACGTGGACGTCCTCGTCGCCGACATCCTCGTGGCACGCGGGTTCTACCTGCTGGCCCGAACGGAGGCCGCCGAGGCCGCCGTCGCCGTCGTCCGGTCGTTCGGTGGCGACCAGACCGTCCGCCGGGAGACCGACGACCCGTCGCTCGACGGGAATCTCGAAGCCGACGTGTTCGAGTTGGCCGTCGTCGCGGGGACGACTGCCGCCGGCGGGAGCGCGCCCGCCCGTCTGCGGGAGTTCGCTACCGGTCTGGCCGTCGGCACCGCCGACCTGCCGGCCGCCGAAACCGCGCTCGCGGAGGCGACGGTTGAGCGACTGGCCGGGTTGGTTGGGACGGACCCGACGCCGCCCGGCGGTGCGCGTACCTCCGCCGACCACTGA
- a CDS encoding tyrosine-type recombinase/integrase: MYEKYQDRDELWLTKKGTRYSSKSCNYLLRRLIEEGNVSIPKNKDVTWYSIRHGVATHWANHVGPHYAKEQLRHKSVTTTMKYLHSDSETRSSAVEQIW, from the coding sequence ATCTACGAGAAGTACCAAGACCGCGACGAGCTGTGGCTCACGAAGAAGGGCACGCGATACAGCTCGAAGTCGTGTAACTATCTCCTGCGCCGACTCATCGAGGAGGGGAACGTCTCAATCCCGAAGAACAAGGACGTGACGTGGTACTCGATTCGGCACGGCGTGGCGACTCATTGGGCGAATCACGTCGGGCCACACTATGCCAAGGAGCAACTTCGCCACAAGAGCGTGACGACGACGATGAAGTATCTACATTCAGACTCGGAAACGCGGTCGTCGGCGGTAGAACAAATCTGGTAG
- a CDS encoding enoyl-CoA hydratase/isomerase family protein, with translation MITTARDGDVLVVTLDRPDRRNALTLDGLDALETAVADADAPVVLLRGAGPAFCAGADLDVVADIDPEDAEPFVRQGQRVARNIETADSVVVAGVDGAARGGGVELALACDLRVATDRATFAENGVALGLFGAWGGTVRLPRIVGEGEAMDIALSGRTLDAEDALRTGLVSRIVDDPRTVAQSIAANDERALSVLAARLRDDADAQTQERREAEAFADLLAHADIVGS, from the coding sequence GTGATTACCACTGCCCGCGACGGGGATGTTCTCGTCGTCACGCTCGACCGACCCGACCGGCGGAACGCGCTCACGCTCGACGGCCTCGACGCCCTCGAAACGGCCGTCGCCGACGCCGACGCGCCCGTCGTCCTGCTTCGCGGTGCCGGTCCGGCGTTCTGTGCCGGGGCCGACCTCGACGTGGTCGCCGACATCGACCCCGAGGACGCAGAGCCGTTCGTCCGACAGGGCCAGCGCGTCGCCCGGAACATCGAGACGGCGGACAGCGTCGTCGTCGCCGGCGTCGACGGGGCGGCGCGGGGCGGTGGCGTCGAACTCGCCTTGGCCTGTGACCTGCGAGTCGCAACCGACCGCGCCACGTTCGCCGAGAACGGCGTCGCGCTCGGCCTGTTCGGCGCGTGGGGCGGCACCGTCCGTCTCCCGCGCATCGTCGGCGAGGGCGAGGCGATGGACATCGCACTCTCCGGGCGAACCCTCGACGCCGAAGACGCGCTCCGAACGGGACTCGTCTCCCGAATCGTCGACGACCCGCGGACGGTCGCACAGTCTATCGCGGCCAACGACGAGCGGGCACTGAGCGTGCTGGCGGCGCGACTGCGCGACGACGCCGACGCCCAGACCCAAGAGCGACGGGAGGCAGAGGCGTTCGCGGACTTGCTCGCACACGCCGACATCGTGGGGTCGTGA
- a CDS encoding PAS domain S-box protein yields the protein MVNTHPSSASSASLLFLSAEIGQAETVSAAVTRAVELAETAFDQPAVSVCDYDSNTDTVSTLASSGRSSDNPVTAPDRIPESVIQQSGERGGELSADATPEATVDTDPPGSTEAEVFVPAGCNRTLHLGVTDPAELDDEGVTVTEAIAAHLETALARIDGHQSVDHAARALFEEADDAAFLSDDDGVIVAVSPAAREMTGYDRETLLGRNVADIAHEPATGAVREYLDTSVAGTPDPLRTTLERADESDVTVELTSTTVEVDGSSYVRTTVQELSRTTQTDPRQTAAEPKLDAGLLRRLNELTVAAEAFDETIERLLSLGCDHLGLDTGILSHVDEDDYEVEAVVDATGTHRAGAVYELQETMCHATLANETTETLAFADAADTDYESHPAAENVRAYIGVPVVVDGRTYGTVNFSMAKPRPEPFSPGEREFAKLVAQWVGTEIERRHRFEELERYEAILEAVDDPVYALDTEGRFTFVNDAAKREFGYDSEIIGKRPSATMDDSDVERIRNQIADLLATDDRSTTAEFTLETVDGSRLVVENQLALIDNDEFRGTAGVLRDITARNERRQQLESFQQAIESARDGVAVLEDGEYVFIDQSHVDMYGFEDKQQLLGHSWRELYDEDEVERLQAEAFPTLEADGYWRGMVTGSRPDGSTFPAELSLTMVEDGRLVCTVRDETERQTRERELELKEQAMNEATVGIQITDPTRADNPLVYVNDGFERVTGYTSEEVLGRNPRFLQGPNTDPAKEARLREAVDAEEPVSLELRNYRKDGTEYWTRLSLTPVTDEEGTVQNFVGISQDVTERRERSQWLQQFLSHGPLLFVQTREVDGEAVVASCNEQFRTRLGYDRGEIVGEPLEHFYTALSTSKLTGGGYEDALTGEFEVAERRLLGANGEQVDTLLRAVPRRDETTGTNALFVDISERKQRERQNKARIDLIERVYEVTTDPETAFEEKISMLLDAVSDHLDLPYGFLTRIETDAEPAAGTQTIVDSFGSHDRLQPDESVPLSQSYCRETIERDEPMALIHATEDGWADDPAYETFELETYLGADVAASGDLYGTLCFAATEPRADPFDEFERSFISLVGQWIGYEMDRRETHDDLREQRQRLELTLSGTNTGLAEWDVETDTVTWNETLVDIVGRDVESVEGFVETVHPDDRARVRENLERITETGESWVDEFRTTDGDGTVRWLGTRAVPTYDDEGNLTRVLATGMDITDRKNAERQRERNERRYRRLAENIPNGAVLTFDTDLEYDLAAGELLSAFDRDASDISGMAVGTVFPDVDARDELVARSRAALDGERTDRRVQLDDRTVRIQIVPVDYSDGQSTETHGLLLAQDVTEEVRRERELRAERERFRLLTESVDEYVFLAIGEDGTIQTWDDSAENTFGYDAEAAVGMAMAELYPDSDRESGLPERLLQQARIAGESAHEGQCARVDGTTFYGDTQFAPLEADDGEFRGYAMIVRDMTDRRRQRRRTERFVEESDDVVTILEADGTVAYASGSAERVFDYDPDDLVGENLFDYLHPDGREHALKMFYDCVDGAKDVTAECRLASPDGGWFNVEGHYRNMLDDEAIDGILVYLRNVTERTERARRFESIFNQTFQFTGLLKPDGTLAEANDATLEFAGVERDSIIGKPLPEAPWWGHSETARNGVRDAIARAANGEFVRYETEARGANGLATIDFSIKPVTDEDGTVSLLVTEGRDVTARQQYRQHLEVMQRVLRHNMRNDLTKIRGWTQLMSETADADARAEQFETIETVLDKWDAMSNKISEIRQVLGKQEKQQATTGYESLLLDVEHSVKDTYPDATVVTDVPDGESAQVPVETFEAVRELVENGIDASNHSTVEIELAAPEGGWVELSVSDDGPGMPEMEAEVLEKGEETSLRHGQGLGLWMARTIVRQAGGDVSVDTGPDGTEVCVRLPTETARSDKGVPGR from the coding sequence ATGGTAAACACTCACCCCTCTTCTGCAAGTTCTGCCTCGCTGCTCTTTCTGTCGGCCGAGATCGGCCAGGCCGAGACGGTGTCGGCCGCCGTCACTCGTGCAGTCGAGTTGGCCGAGACAGCGTTCGACCAACCCGCCGTGAGCGTCTGTGACTACGACTCGAATACGGACACGGTGTCCACCCTCGCCTCGTCGGGCCGGAGTTCGGACAATCCGGTTACTGCGCCGGACCGAATACCGGAGTCGGTCATCCAGCAGTCCGGCGAACGCGGGGGCGAACTCTCGGCCGACGCGACGCCCGAAGCGACAGTCGACACCGACCCTCCGGGAAGCACTGAGGCAGAAGTCTTCGTTCCCGCCGGCTGCAACCGAACGTTACACCTCGGTGTCACGGACCCGGCAGAGCTAGACGACGAAGGGGTAACCGTCACCGAAGCCATCGCAGCACACCTCGAAACGGCACTAGCTCGTATCGACGGGCACCAGTCGGTAGACCACGCCGCCCGGGCGTTGTTCGAGGAGGCGGACGACGCCGCGTTCCTCAGCGACGACGACGGAGTCATCGTCGCGGTCAGTCCCGCGGCCCGTGAGATGACCGGGTACGACCGCGAAACGCTACTGGGGAGAAACGTAGCCGATATCGCTCACGAACCGGCAACCGGGGCTGTTCGAGAGTATCTCGACACCAGCGTCGCCGGGACGCCGGACCCACTCAGAACGACCCTCGAACGTGCAGACGAGAGTGACGTGACGGTCGAACTCACGAGTACAACGGTGGAAGTCGACGGGTCGAGCTACGTCCGCACGACAGTGCAGGAGCTATCCCGCACCACACAGACGGACCCACGACAAACCGCGGCGGAGCCAAAGCTTGACGCAGGTTTACTCCGTCGACTGAACGAACTCACCGTGGCTGCCGAGGCGTTCGACGAAACAATCGAGCGACTGCTGTCACTGGGGTGTGACCATCTCGGCCTCGATACGGGAATCCTCTCACACGTAGACGAGGACGACTACGAGGTCGAGGCCGTCGTCGACGCGACCGGGACACACCGGGCCGGTGCCGTGTACGAACTCCAAGAGACGATGTGTCACGCGACGCTCGCCAACGAGACGACCGAGACGCTCGCGTTCGCCGATGCCGCGGATACCGACTACGAGAGTCACCCGGCGGCGGAGAACGTCCGTGCATACATCGGAGTGCCCGTCGTCGTCGACGGCAGGACGTACGGAACGGTGAACTTCTCGATGGCGAAACCGCGACCGGAGCCGTTCAGTCCGGGGGAACGAGAGTTCGCCAAACTCGTCGCACAGTGGGTCGGTACAGAAATCGAACGCCGCCACCGGTTCGAGGAACTGGAGCGATACGAAGCGATTCTCGAGGCCGTCGACGACCCGGTGTACGCGCTCGATACCGAAGGCAGGTTCACTTTCGTCAACGACGCGGCGAAACGCGAGTTCGGGTACGACAGCGAGATAATCGGGAAGCGACCGTCGGCCACGATGGACGATTCGGACGTCGAACGAATCCGCAACCAGATAGCGGACCTGCTCGCCACAGACGACCGGTCGACGACTGCGGAGTTCACCCTCGAAACGGTCGACGGTAGCCGGCTGGTCGTCGAGAACCAGCTTGCACTGATCGATAACGACGAGTTCCGTGGGACGGCCGGGGTACTCCGGGACATTACCGCCCGGAACGAGCGGCGACAACAGTTGGAGTCGTTCCAGCAGGCCATCGAATCGGCGAGGGACGGCGTCGCGGTGCTCGAGGACGGGGAGTACGTTTTCATCGACCAGTCCCACGTGGACATGTACGGTTTCGAGGACAAACAACAACTGCTCGGACACTCGTGGCGCGAACTGTACGACGAGGACGAGGTCGAACGGCTTCAAGCGGAGGCGTTCCCGACGCTCGAGGCGGACGGCTACTGGCGTGGGATGGTGACGGGGAGCCGACCCGACGGGTCGACGTTTCCCGCCGAACTCTCCCTGACGATGGTCGAGGACGGGCGACTCGTCTGTACCGTCCGCGACGAAACCGAACGCCAGACCCGGGAACGTGAACTCGAACTCAAAGAACAGGCCATGAACGAGGCTACCGTCGGCATCCAGATTACCGACCCGACACGGGCCGACAATCCACTGGTCTACGTCAACGACGGCTTCGAGCGCGTGACCGGCTACACCAGCGAGGAGGTACTCGGCCGCAACCCGCGGTTCCTCCAAGGACCGAACACAGACCCAGCGAAGGAAGCGCGGCTCCGCGAGGCCGTCGACGCCGAAGAGCCGGTGTCACTCGAACTCCGTAACTACCGGAAAGACGGAACGGAGTACTGGACGCGGCTCTCGCTCACGCCGGTCACCGATGAGGAGGGGACCGTTCAGAACTTCGTCGGCATCAGTCAGGACGTCACCGAACGCCGAGAGCGAAGCCAGTGGCTACAACAGTTCCTGAGCCACGGACCGCTACTGTTCGTCCAAACACGGGAAGTCGACGGAGAGGCGGTCGTAGCGTCGTGCAACGAGCAGTTCCGGACCCGACTCGGATACGACCGCGGAGAGATAGTGGGAGAACCGCTCGAACACTTCTACACCGCCCTGTCCACGTCCAAACTCACCGGCGGCGGGTACGAGGACGCACTCACGGGCGAGTTCGAGGTGGCCGAGCGACGGCTCCTGGGCGCGAACGGCGAACAGGTGGATACGCTTCTGCGTGCGGTCCCGCGACGAGACGAGACGACCGGAACGAACGCCCTTTTCGTGGACATCTCGGAGCGCAAGCAGCGCGAACGACAGAACAAGGCGAGAATCGACCTCATAGAGCGTGTCTACGAGGTCACGACCGACCCCGAGACGGCGTTCGAGGAAAAGATTTCGATGCTTCTGGACGCCGTCAGTGACCATCTCGACCTCCCCTACGGCTTCTTGACGCGTATCGAGACGGACGCCGAACCGGCGGCCGGCACACAGACCATCGTCGACAGCTTCGGGTCACACGACCGCCTCCAGCCGGACGAATCGGTCCCGCTCTCACAGTCGTACTGCCGAGAGACGATAGAGCGAGACGAGCCCATGGCACTCATACACGCCACCGAGGACGGTTGGGCGGACGACCCAGCCTACGAGACGTTCGAGCTAGAGACGTACCTCGGGGCTGATGTCGCCGCCAGTGGCGACCTGTACGGGACACTGTGCTTCGCCGCGACCGAACCCCGTGCGGACCCCTTCGACGAGTTCGAGCGGTCGTTCATCAGTCTGGTCGGACAGTGGATCGGCTACGAGATGGACCGACGAGAGACCCACGACGACCTGCGAGAACAGCGCCAACGACTCGAACTGACGCTCTCGGGGACGAACACCGGCCTCGCAGAGTGGGACGTGGAGACGGACACAGTAACGTGGAACGAGACACTCGTCGACATCGTCGGCCGGGATGTCGAATCCGTCGAGGGATTCGTAGAGACGGTCCACCCGGACGACCGGGCCCGGGTCCGGGAGAACTTAGAGCGGATAACCGAGACCGGCGAGTCGTGGGTCGATGAGTTCCGGACGACCGACGGCGACGGCACCGTTCGCTGGCTCGGGACGCGAGCCGTCCCGACGTACGACGACGAGGGGAACTTGACTCGGGTCCTCGCCACCGGGATGGATATCACCGACCGGAAGAACGCGGAACGACAGCGCGAGCGAAACGAACGACGCTACCGGCGCCTCGCAGAGAACATCCCGAACGGTGCCGTTCTCACGTTCGACACGGACCTCGAATACGACTTGGCCGCAGGCGAACTCCTGTCGGCGTTCGACCGCGACGCGTCGGACATTTCCGGGATGGCTGTGGGGACGGTCTTCCCCGATGTCGACGCCCGAGACGAGCTCGTGGCACGCTCCCGAGCAGCCCTCGATGGCGAGCGCACGGACCGCCGGGTCCAACTCGACGACCGGACAGTCCGGATTCAGATCGTTCCGGTCGACTACAGTGACGGCCAGTCGACCGAGACCCACGGATTGCTGCTGGCACAGGACGTGACAGAGGAGGTACGACGCGAGCGGGAACTGAGAGCCGAGCGCGAGCGGTTCCGTCTGCTGACAGAAAGTGTCGACGAGTACGTGTTTCTCGCCATCGGCGAGGACGGGACCATCCAGACGTGGGACGACAGTGCCGAGAACACGTTCGGTTACGACGCCGAGGCGGCCGTCGGGATGGCGATGGCCGAACTGTACCCCGACAGTGACCGGGAGTCGGGACTGCCGGAACGGTTGCTCCAGCAGGCGCGTATCGCCGGCGAGAGTGCCCACGAGGGGCAGTGCGCTCGTGTGGACGGGACGACGTTCTACGGTGACACTCAGTTCGCGCCGCTCGAAGCCGACGACGGCGAGTTCCGTGGGTACGCGATGATTGTCCGCGACATGACAGACCGACGCCGACAGCGACGCCGAACCGAGCGGTTCGTCGAGGAGTCCGACGACGTAGTGACCATCCTCGAAGCGGACGGCACTGTCGCGTACGCCAGTGGCTCGGCCGAACGGGTCTTTGACTACGACCCCGACGACCTCGTCGGCGAGAACCTCTTCGACTACCTCCACCCGGACGGGCGAGAACACGCACTGAAGATGTTCTACGACTGTGTCGATGGCGCGAAAGACGTCACTGCCGAATGCCGTCTCGCGTCCCCGGACGGCGGGTGGTTCAACGTCGAAGGCCACTATCGAAACATGCTCGACGACGAGGCTATCGACGGGATACTCGTCTACCTCCGGAACGTGACCGAACGCACGGAGCGCGCCCGGCGGTTCGAGAGCATCTTCAACCAGACGTTCCAGTTCACGGGCCTCTTGAAACCGGATGGCACACTCGCCGAAGCTAACGACGCGACCCTCGAGTTCGCAGGCGTCGAACGCGACAGTATCATTGGGAAGCCGCTCCCGGAGGCTCCGTGGTGGGGACACTCCGAGACGGCCAGAAACGGCGTCCGAGACGCCATCGCCCGGGCTGCGAACGGCGAGTTCGTCCGGTACGAGACAGAGGCACGCGGTGCCAACGGCCTCGCGACGATAGACTTCTCGATAAAACCCGTGACCGACGAGGACGGCACCGTCTCCCTCCTCGTCACAGAGGGTCGTGACGTCACCGCGCGACAGCAGTACAGACAGCATCTAGAGGTCATGCAGCGGGTACTACGGCACAATATGCGAAACGACCTGACCAAGATTCGCGGCTGGACACAGCTCATGTCCGAGACGGCGGACGCGGACGCCCGGGCCGAGCAGTTCGAGACGATAGAGACGGTGCTCGACAAGTGGGACGCGATGAGCAACAAGATATCGGAAATACGGCAGGTACTCGGGAAACAGGAGAAACAGCAGGCGACGACGGGGTACGAATCACTGCTACTGGACGTGGAACACTCGGTCAAAGACACGTACCCCGATGCGACGGTTGTGACCGACGTGCCGGATGGCGAGTCGGCCCAAGTTCCGGTAGAGACCTTCGAGGCGGTCCGTGAGCTGGTCGAGAACGGGATAGATGCGTCGAACCACTCGACAGTTGAGATCGAACTCGCCGCGCCGGAGGGTGGGTGGGTCGAGCTCAGCGTGAGCGACGACGGTCCGGGGATGCCGGAGATGGAAGCCGAGGTACTCGAGAAGGGTGAAGAGACGTCACTCCGGCACGGACAGGGGTTGGGCCTGTGGATG